In a genomic window of Melospiza melodia melodia isolate bMelMel2 unplaced genomic scaffold, bMelMel2.pri scaffold_46, whole genome shotgun sequence:
- the LOC134434712 gene encoding serine/threonine-protein kinase pim-1-like, with amino-acid sequence MGSVSVPLGASQEPSASPELADTGGNPDTADSGETLSQALRGRAMPPARPRPRARPRPSRRGLASARLWPCWRWRCWAGISAWCGGGVAALRLRLARARPRTRRRVQSRPRPRLLPGPAEHTRGAAAPAASDAASPARAPPLGSAASVPKLSGPGAGGDAGPGAGEGRSGAVAGPGPSADSRVPPAGKAQEALQERYQLGSLLGRGGFGSVFAATRLSDGAPVSAIKRVPRDRIRHWGELPDGTSAPLEIVLLAKVSCGCGGVIQRLEWLELPDSFLLVLERPQRCQELSGFLAERGFLPEEEARGLFCQVLEAVRHCTSCGVLHRDIKPENVLLDLASGQLKLIDFGCGAFLQDTAYTQFAGTLSYSPPEWIQHQRYHGEAATIWSLGFLLCHLVMGKHPFRRGQEIIRGRILFPRWLSQECQDVIKRCLSMQPSDRPSLEDLFCHPWVKGVSLP; translated from the exons atgggCAGTGTCTCTGTTCCTTTGGGAGCCTCTCAGGAACCCTCAGCCAGTCCCGAGTTGGCAGACACCGGGGGGAACCCCGACACGGCCGACAGCGGGGAGACACTCTCCCAAGCCCTGAGG ggcagggccatgcccccggcccgcccccggccccgtgcccggccccggccgtcccgccgcggtctcgcctccgcccggctctggccgtgctggcggtggcgctgctgggcgggcatcagtgcctggtgcgggggcggcgtcgccgcccttcggctccgcctggcccgagcccggccccggacccgacgcagggtccagtcccgaccccggccccggcttctcccggggcccgcggagcacacccgcggcgcggccgctcccgccgcttccgatgcggcttccccggcccgagctccgccgctcggaaGCGCGGCCTCCGTCCCCAAGCTgtcggggcccggggcgggtggggatgccgggcccggggcgggtgaggggcgctcgggggccgttgctggccccgggccgagcgctgacagccgcgtcccgcccgcagggaaggcgcaggaggccctgcaggagcggtaccagctgggctcgctgctgggacgcggcggcttcggcagcgtcttcgcggccacgcggctctcggacggcgccccggtga gtgccatcaaacgcgtgccgagggatcgcatccggcactggggcgagctg cccgacggcaccagtgcacccctggagatcgtgctgctggccaaggtgtcctgtggctgtggcggtgtcattcagcgcctggagtggcttgagctccccgacagcttcctgctggtgctggagcgtccgcagcggtgccaggagctctcgggtttcctggcggagcgggggttcctgccggaggaggaggcgcgggggctgttctgccaggtgctggaggccgtgcggcactgcaccagctgcggggtcctgcaccgggacatcaaGCCCGAGAATGTCCTGCTCGACCTGGCCAGCGGGCAGCTGAAACTGatcgactttggctgtggcgcctTCCTCCAAGACACAGCCTACACCCAGTTTGCAG gaaccctgtcctacagcccaccagagtggatccagcaccaacgctaccacggcgaggcagccacgatctggtccctgggcttcctgctgtgccacctggtcatggggaagcacccgttcaggaggggccaggagaTCATCCGGGGGCGGATCTTGTTCCCACgatggctctctcaag agtgccaggATGTCATTAAGAGGTGTTTGTCCATGCAACCCTCGGACAGGCCATCCTTAGAAGAtcttttctgtcatccttgggtgaAGGGTGTTTCCCTGCCCTAG
- the LOC134434728 gene encoding olfactory receptor 14C36-like encodes MFFFLLNLALSALGSICTTVPKAMHNSLWDTRDISCAGCAAQLFLSFFFISAEYFLLTVMCYDRYVSICKPLHYGTLLGSRACAHMAAAAWAIGFLNALMLMANTFSLPLCKGNALGHFFCEIPQILKLSCAKSYLRELRLLAVSACLFSGSFVFIVFSYVQIFRTVLRIPSEQGRHKAFSTCLPHLAVVSLFTTTAVFSHLKPPLIFSPSLDVTLSVLYSVVPPALNPLFYSLRNQELKAAVWKLMTG; translated from the coding sequence atgttcttcttcctgctcaacctggccctcagcgccctgggctccatctgcaccactgtccccaaagccatgcacaattccctctgggacaccagggacatctcctgtgcagggtgtgctgcacagttatttctgagtttcttcttcatctcagcagagtatttcctcctgactgtcatgtgctacgaccgctatgtgtccatctgcaaacccctgcactacgggaccctcctgggcagcagagcttgtgcccacatggcagcagctgcctgggccattggctttctcaatgctctcatgctcatggccaatacattttccctccccctttgcaaggggaatgccctgggacatttcttctgtgaaatccctcagatcctcaagctctcctgtgccaaaTCATATCTTAGGGAACTTCGGCTTCtggctgttagtgcctgtttattttctggatcttttgtgttcattgttttctcctatgtgcagatcttcaggactgtgctgaggatcccatctgagcagggacggcacaaagccttttccacctgcctccctcacctggccgtggtctctctcttCACCACCACTGCAGTGTTTTCTCACTTGAAACCCCCTTTgatcttctccccatccctggatgtgaccctgtcagttctctattcagtggtgcctccagccctgaaccccctcttctacagcctgaggaaccaggagctcaaggctgcagtgtggaaactgatgactgga